The Anaerolineae bacterium genome includes the window CCAGGCGGCGAAGCCGGCCGTCCCCAAACTGCCGTCCGCCGGCGGGAACCAGGCCTCGAACAGCGCGTTGAGCAGGAGGATGTCCGCCGTACGGACTTCTGCGCCGGCCGCCAATCCCTCGGCCTCCGCCAGGAACAGCGGCGGAAGGGCCTGCCGCAGGCCGGCAGAGGCTTCGGCGCAGGGGTTCCCAGCAGGAAGAGCGCCGGCGGCGCAGAACGCATGCGCGGCGGCAATCGTCTCGCGGATTTCGGCCTGGAGCAGTCTTCCCAGGGCAAAGCCCATCTCCCAGCGGCTCCCGGCCACCTCTACGAGGGGGATGCCGGCGCTGGAGTTTTCCGCGGGGATGACGTATCGGGTGCCGTTGACACGGGCCGGCCAGGCGCGCGGCGGCGCGTTCCGCGGCCCGATGCCCAGCACAATCCACAGGACAGCCAGCGCCAGGAACGCCGGCCGGAGGAGCTCCCTGCGGCGCGAAGCGCTCATGCCCAAGGTCTATCTCCCCCGCTTTTTCCCGCCAGCGGGCTTGTGGCCGCGAAAGACCAGCTTCAGGGGAGTGCCCTCGAAGCCGTACTGCTCGCGCAGGCGGTTCTCGATGTAGCGCTCATACGAAAAGTGCACCAGGCCGGGGTCATTCACGAAGAAGACGAAGGTCGGTGGGGCCACGTCGGCCTGGGTGGCATAGTAGAACTTCAGGCGCCGGCCGGCTTTGCTGGGCGGGGCATGCCGGGCGATGGCCTCCCGCATGATATCATTCAGCAGGGAGGTCGGGATGCGCGCCAGACGCTGTTGATGCACCCGCAGGGCGGTCGGCAGGACAGTGGATACCCGCTTGCCGGTTTTCGCCGAGATGAAAAGCACCGGCACGTAGTCCAGGAAACGAAGCTGAGCACGCACCAGGGCGCGGTACTCGTCCATGGTGTATGTGTCCTTGGGTATGGCGTCCCACTTGTTGACCACGACCACCACGCTTTTCATCTCGTCCAGGATATAGCCGGCGATATGCGCGTCCTGGGCCGTGACTCCCTCGGTGGCGTCGATCAGCAGGAGCACCACATCGGCGCGCGAGATGGCCTTCAGGGCGCGCAGGACGCTGTACTTCTCAATGCCCTGCTCGATCTGGCCGCGGCGCCGGATGCCGGCGGTGTCGATCAGCACCACCGGCTGTCCCTCCCATTCCAGATAGGTGTCAATGGCGTCGCGGGTGGTGCCGGGTATCTCGCTGACGATGGCGCGTTCCTGTCCCAGGAGGGCGTTGAGCAGGGAAGATTTGCCCACGTTCGGCCGGCCGACGATGGCGATCTGCACCGCCTCCGGACGGGCCGGCGGCTCCTCCGGCGGCAGGAGTTCCACCACCTTGTCCAGCAGTTCCCCTACCCCAATGCCGTGCAGAGCGGATATGGGGATGGGGTCTCCCAGCCCCAGCGCATAGAACTCGTAGATGTCCGAAGCGCGCGCCTCATTATCGGCCTTGTTGATGGCCAGGAGGACGGGCTTGTTGGAGCGGCGCAGGACGTCGGCGACCTCGTGGTCGGCCGGCGTCAGCCCCTCGATGGCATCTGCCAGCATGATGACCACGTCCGCTTCCTGGATCGCCATTTCTGCCTGGGAGCGCATGGCCGGCACGAAGGGTTCGGAGGCGACCGCCAGCGGCGTGCGCTCCGGCTGAGGGGCCGGCCCTCCGCTGGTGAGCACTTCCAGGCCGCCGGTATCCACAACCACGAAACGCTCGCCGTTCCATTCGGTTTCCGCGTACAGGCGGTCGCGGGTGGTGCCGGGCTGGTCCTCGACGATGGCCAGACGCCGGCCCACCAATCGGTTGAACAAAGTGGATTTGCCCACATTCGGGCGCCCCACAATGGCGACGATGCGGGAACTCATGTTTTCCTCCACCTCTCCATCAGCGGATTCTCTCGTCCGGCACGGGATACAGCCGGATGGAGAAGCTGGTGGTGCTGGCCGGGCGCGGGGTGGGTGAGGGGGCGGCCGGCGTGGAAGTGGGTGCCGGTGTGCGCGTGCCGGGCGTGCCGGTGCCCGGCGGTCTGGCCGGCGTGGGCGTTGTGGTAGCGGTCGGGGTCGGGGTGGGCAGGGCGATGATTTCCACCTGCACCCGCTCCGGCACCACGCTTTGCACCCGGATACCCTCCGGCACGATGACTACCGGCGCGAGCTGGTGGACTCCCG containing:
- the der gene encoding ribosome biogenesis GTPase Der, whose protein sequence is MSSRIVAIVGRPNVGKSTLFNRLVGRRLAIVEDQPGTTRDRLYAETEWNGERFVVVDTGGLEVLTSGGPAPQPERTPLAVASEPFVPAMRSQAEMAIQEADVVIMLADAIEGLTPADHEVADVLRRSNKPVLLAINKADNEARASDIYEFYALGLGDPIPISALHGIGVGELLDKVVELLPPEEPPARPEAVQIAIVGRPNVGKSSLLNALLGQERAIVSEIPGTTRDAIDTYLEWEGQPVVLIDTAGIRRRGQIEQGIEKYSVLRALKAISRADVVLLLIDATEGVTAQDAHIAGYILDEMKSVVVVVNKWDAIPKDTYTMDEYRALVRAQLRFLDYVPVLFISAKTGKRVSTVLPTALRVHQQRLARIPTSLLNDIMREAIARHAPPSKAGRRLKFYYATQADVAPPTFVFFVNDPGLVHFSYERYIENRLREQYGFEGTPLKLVFRGHKPAGGKKRGR